From Daucus carota subsp. sativus chromosome 6, DH1 v3.0, whole genome shotgun sequence, the proteins below share one genomic window:
- the LOC135147061 gene encoding protein REVEILLE 7-like yields the protein MMVQEMKGETENTGQNISDMCRHEFPTGGNLQSETLDPKPLSSFENEYMPKVRKPYTITKQREKWTEDEHQRFLEALKLYGRAWRHIEEHIGTKTAVQIRSHAQKFFSKVARDLNSVSASSQILVEIPPPRPKKKPLHPYPRKVADLLMKRSVVSDQPDRSLSTNASLNDMENLSSTSVLPTIGSDTTCPAVSELNTHCLSPISCTSNPPSGNTSSMEKDHEGMTSHSFATENESPPSVQEIPSSKTENLSPSSSIKLFGKMVLIADSKRPSTLTEECNDFFSKRAHDDRLVEQNKKLLEAIPTDNMESQVSYELLCSSTRTCESLYETKGSLNKEKRRTDAVSRTFRAAVNLSLELRLVDEGTGDLSSLYSTSRSYNEIYGIQTYPGTTNGSQYRTNIQPRMNSRGFVPYKRCAEEIDTLSLVNVSEESKTKKIRACS from the exons ATGATGGTTCAAGAAATGAAG GGTGAAACTGAAAACACGGGCCAGAATATCTCTGATATGTGCAGACATGAGTTTCCTACTGGTGGCAACTTGCAGTCCGAGACATTAGACCCCAAACCTCTCAGTTCCTTTGAGAATGAATATATGCCAAAG GTCAGGAAGCCTTATACAATAACAAAGCAGAGAGAAAAATGGACAGAGGACGAGCATCAGAGATTTCTTGAAGCTTTAAAGCTGTATGGCCGTGCTTGGCGGCATATAGAAG AACATATAGGCACAAAGACGGCAGTTCAAATTCGAAGCCATGCTCAGAAGTTTTTTTCTAAG GTTGCACGAGATTTGAATTCTGTGAGTGCTAGCTCCCAAATTTTGGTTGAAATTCCTCCCCCTAGACCTAAAAAGAAGCCTCTCCACCCATATCCCCGTAAAGTGGCTGACCTGCTTATGAAACGATCAGTAGTTTCAGATCAGCCAGACAGATCTTTGTCCACCAATGCCTCTCTTAATGACATGGAGAACCTATCTTCAACTTCAGTCCTGCCTACGATTGGTTCAGACACGACTTGCCCAGCAGTTTCAGAACTGAATACTCATTGCCTGTCACCAATATCATGCACTTCCAACCCTCCTTCTGGCAATACGTCTTCAATGGAAAAAGATCACGAGGGCATGACATCTCATTCATTTGCAACAGAAAATGAATCACCACCGTCGGTCCAAGAGATTCCTAGCTCTAAGACAGAGAATTTATCACCATCTTCAAGCATCAAGCTATTCGGAAAAATGGTTCTGATAGCAGATTCAAAAAGGCCATCTACATTAACAGAAGAGTGTAATGATTTCTTCTCAAAAAGAGCCCATGACGATAGACTCGTTGAACAAAACAAGAAGCTCCTTGAAGCAATCCCAACAGATAACATGGAAAGTCAGGTGTCGTATGAGTTGCTCTGCAGTAGCACGCGGACCTGTGAAAGCCTGTACGAAACCAAAGGGAGTTTAAACAAAGAAAAGAGGCGCACAGATGCAGTTTCAAGAACTTTTCGAGCTGCTGTGAATCTGTCCTTGGAACTAAGATTAGTAGATGAAGGGACTGGAGATCTAAGCTCCTTATATTCAACCAGCAGATCATACAATGAAATATATGGTATACAAACATACCCTGGTACTACTAATGGGTCTCAATATCGAACTAACATTCAGCCAAGGATGAACAGCAGGGGATTTGTCCCGTACAAAAGATGTGCCGAAGAAATTGACACACTGTCACTAGTAAATGTTTCTGAAGAAAGCAAGACGAAAAAGATTCGTGCTTGTTCTTAG